In one Gossypium hirsutum isolate 1008001.06 chromosome D09, Gossypium_hirsutum_v2.1, whole genome shotgun sequence genomic region, the following are encoded:
- the LOC107890931 gene encoding probable L-type lectin-domain containing receptor kinase VI.1 yields MAFLLFWFILFPVIAQPQPTNFIFHGFNRSEPKLTLDGASISSPSGALELTNDSRDAIGHAFYSEPLQMLDDKSSPSPKASSFSTTFVLAIVTPSSGRGGHGLAFTLSPSKQFPGALPEHYMGIFNSETDGSSSNHIVAVEFDTVNGYNDGLDSKGNHVGININTMYSTVTEPAAYYVKNTELKEDMILESGDPIQAWIEYDGNFVNVTICSFHLNKPSKPLISHPIDLTPFVQETMYVGFSASTGQKSSSHYILGWSFSTNGTAAQLNTSRLPMAPSKQNDGSSFDSRVFGLIVALSTVTVLLFGILIYFTLYKRNAKYEDLEDWELDCPHRFRYKDLYAATRGFQLSEIIGVGGFAAVYKGVLPTTGTEVAVKKITQSSIQGLREFVAEIESLGRLRHKNLVYLQGWCKRKNDLLLVYDYIPNGSLYSLLFNQEQGFVLSWEQRFNIIKGIAAGLLYLHEEWELVVIHRDVKSSNVLIDTDMNARLGDFGLARLYDHGTDSHTTNIVGTIGYIAPELARNGKASTSSDVFAYGVLLLEIVCGRKPVDSRNFFLVDWVIECHQMGHILDATDPKLNSSYVTEEVKLVLLLGLLCSHPKPEVRPSMSKIVRYLNGDERIPSIDNWEAFDSSDETYLKFLETISSDSITKSYRLSSIAGFSSSSMSSGR; encoded by the coding sequence ATGGCTTTCCTTCTCTTCTGGTTTATCTTATTCCCAGTTATTGCTCAACCTCAGCCCACAAATTTCATCTTCCATGGTTTCAATCGAAGTGAACCCAAGCTTACCCTTGATGGAGCTTCTATTAGTAGTCCCAGTGGCGCCCTAGAGCTGACAAACGATTCACGTGACGCTATTGGCCATGCATTCTATTCAGAACCATTACAGATGTTGGACGACAAGTCTTCACCTTCTCCCAAAGCTTCTTCTTTTAGCACAACTTTCGTGTTAGCTATCGTTACTCCAAGCTCAGGGAGAGGAGGCCATGGCCTTGCTTTCACGTTATCCCCTTCCAAGCAGTTCCCCGGAGCTCTACCAGAGCATTACATGGGAATATTCAACTCGGAGACGGATGGGTCATCCTCCAACCATATTGTTGCAGTGGAATTCGATACTGTCAATGGATATAACGACGGTTTAGACAGCAAAGGAAATCATGTTGGGATTAACATCAATACCATGTATTCGACCGTGACGGAACCGGCCGCTTATTATGTCAAAAACACAGAGCTAAAGGAGGATATGATATTGGAGAGCGGTGATCCCATCCAGGCCTGGATAGAATATGATGGCAACTTTGTGAATGTTACAATCTGTTCCTTTCACCTAAACAAACCCTCTAAGCCTCTCATTTCCCATCCCATTGACTTAACACCTTTTGTTCAGGAAACCATGTACGTTGGCTTTTCTGCATCTACGGGACAAAAGTCGAGCTCTCATTACATCTTAGGATGGAGCTTCTCCACGAATGGAACAGCGGCCCAACTCAATACTTCCCGACTACCTATGGCACCGTCAAAACAAAACGATGGATCTTCTTTTGATTCTCGAGTTTTTGGCCTTATTGTTGCTTTATCCACCGTGACTGTTTTGTTGTTCGGAATATTGATCTATTTTACGTTGTACAAAAGGAATGCCAAGTACGAGGATCTTGAAGATTGGGAATTAGATTGTCCTCACCGGTTCCGATACAAGGATCTTTATGCAGCAACAAGGGGTTTCCAGCTGAGCGAGATAATAGGAGTTGGAGGATTTGCTGCAGTGTACAAAGGTGTGTTGCCTACAACTGGAACTGAAGTTGCTGTTAAAAAGATAACTCAAAGTTCAATCCAAGGTCTGAGAGAATTCGTAGCGGAGATCGAAAGCTTAGGAAGATTAAGGCACAAGAATTTGGTTTATCTCCAAGGATGGTGCAAGCGAAAGAATGATCTTCTTCTGGTCTATGATTACATTCCCAACGGAAGCCTTTATTCCCTCCTTTTCAATCAAGAACAAGGCTTTGTGTTAAGCTGGGAACAAAGATTCAATATCATTAAAGGCATTGCTGCGGGACTACTGTATCTGCATGAAGAATGGGAGTTGGTGGTAATCCACAGAGACGTGAAGTCTAGCAATGTTCTAATAGATACTGACATGAATGCGCGACTGGGGGACTTTGGCCTTGCAAGGTTGTACGATCATGGTACAGATTCGCACACCACTAACATTGTGGGCACTATTGGGTATATTGCACCAGAACTGGCTCGCAATGGCAAGGCTTCTACTAGCTCAGACGTTTTTGCATATGGGGTTTTGCTCCTTGAAATTGTTTGCGGGAGAAAGCCAGTTGATTCGAGGAACTTCTTCTTGGTAGATTGGGTGATAGAGTGCCACCAAATGGGTCATATTCTTGATGCAACGGACCCTAAGTTGAATTCCAGTTATGTAACGGAAGAGGTGAAGCTGGTCCTGCTGTTGGGTCTTCTTTGTTCTCATCCAAAGCCTGAAGTTAGGCCTAGCATGAGCAAAATCGTGCGCTATCTCAACGGGGATGAACGTATTCCTTCCATTGATAACTGGGAGGCGTTTGATTCTAGCGATGAAACTTACTTGAAGTTCTTGGAAACAATTTCTTCTGATAGTATCACAAAATCTTATCGCTTGTCTTCCATCGCTGGTTTCTCTTCCAGTTCCATGAGCAGCGGCAGATAG
- the LOC107892490 gene encoding protein NODULATION SIGNALING PATHWAY 2, which yields MMQSDNFPPSSWPFESFLNSSIDQFEVQPYGLNMSENFDGCEFSSSFNTREDSPEISHFSTMFSGEIFPCNDHLQEFLVPLEGLESMLTDGIEDLYDCLDEGEDSFGSMMPLSSQSQDVCSPSASIRSSEASADMTSTQSSLTLPGDSMEIDNQLSLFHLLKAYGEATEKNQSELAEVILRCVGEKASPVGETWERIAFNLSQDIQHQSDYLMQESSKNFEAAFRVFYQVFPYWRFAHFAANSAILEAMPNDADTLHIVDFNIGEGLQWPPVIEALAWKHKSMRLTSIRWEEEDSAHSPWRFKGTMRQLCNHAKSFGLKLEVEEMGIHDLVNELKMKKRGGAGEWLAFNCMVGMGKGKRRKIVNEFLNVAKEVLASSGNYFARDRGVITFGDGDACEKLKGCSGFGTFFNGQLMHYQAVLESMESNFAKHLVQARMAMECLFVGPNICGQAWLQKWKEINEICDFDAGTALEGLRVSSERLMEAKEIVRERDTLFEVSIGGVSGNELALEWRGNTLVRVSSWRNTQL from the coding sequence ATGATGCAATCAGATAATTTTCCACCTTCTTCATGGCCATTCGAAAGCTTCTTGAATTCAAGCATTGATCAGTTCGAAGTGCAACCATATGGGCTCAATATGAGTGAAAATTTTGATGGTTGTGAATTCTCTTCTTCATTCAATACCAGGGAGGATTCCCCTGAAATTTCCCATTTCTCTACAATGTTCTCTGGTGAGATTTTCCCATGTAATGATCATCTTCAGGAATTTTTAGTCCCCTTGGAAGGGCTTGAGTCTATGTTGACTGATGGGATTGAGGATCTATATGATTGTTTGGATGAGGGTGAAGACAGCTTTGGTTCAATGATGCCATTGTCCTCTCAAAGTCAAGATGTATGTAGCCCTAGTGCATCCATAAGATCTAGTGAGGCATCCGCTGATATGACATCAACCCAATCATCACTTACCCTTCCTGGAGATTCCATGGAAATCGATAATCAATTGAGCTTGTTTCATCTTCTCAAGGCTTATGGAGAGGCCACTGAAAAGAACCAGTCAGAGCTTGCGGAGGTGATCCTAAGGTGCGTGGGTGAAAAAGCTAGTCCAGTAGGTGAAACTTGGGAAAGGATTGCATTCAATTTATCTCAAGATATTCAACATCAAAGTGATTATCTAATGCAAGAGTCTAGCAAGAACTTTGAGGCAGCCTTCAGGGTATTCTATCAGGTGTTTCCCTATTGGAGGTTTGCTCATTTTGCTGCTAATTCGGCAATCCTTGAAGCGATGCCGAATGATGCAGACACGCTACATATAGTGGATTTCAACATCGGTGAGGGACTTCAGTGGCCTCCGGTGATTGAGGCGCTGGCATGGAAACACAAGTCGATGAGACTGACATCGATAAGATGGGAAGAGGAAGACTCTGCTCACTCTCCTTGGAGATTTAAGGGCACAATGAGGCAACTTTGCAACCATGCCAAGTCTTTTGGTCTAAAGTTGGAAGTGGAAGAAATGGGAATCCATGATTTGGTGAATGAGCTAAAGATGAAGAAACGAGGTGGCGCTGGAGAATGGTTGGCCTTCAATTGCATGGTAGGGATGGGAAAAGGCAAGAGAAGGAAGATTGTAAATGAGTTTCTAAACGTAGCGAAAGAAGTATTGGCAAGTTCAGGCAACTACTTTGCAAGAGACAGGGGGGTCATAACATTTGGTGATGGAGATGCTTGCGAAAAACTGAAAGGCTGCTCAGGATTTGGCACATTCTTTAATGGCCAATTGATGCACTATCAAGCTGTATTAGAATCTATGGAATCCAACTTCGCAAAGCACCTGGTGCAAGCAAGAATGGCAATGGAGTGTCTGTTTGTAGGACCTAATATATGTGGTCAAGCATGGTTACAAAAGTGGAAGGAGATAAATGAAATTTGCGATTTTGATGCAGGCACCGCATTGGAGGGTTTGAGGGTGAGCTCAGAGAGATTAATGGAAGCTAAAGAAATAGTGAGAGAAAGGGATACTTTATTTGAGGTGAGCATTGGAGGGGTTTCTGGGAACGAGTTAGCCTTGGAGTGGAGAGGCAATACACTAGTCAGAGTCTCCTCTTGGAGAAACACACAACTGTAG
- the LOC107890939 gene encoding gamma-interferon-responsive lysosomal thiol protein — translation MASAGFFTCMLLALFIGIWPCHAQNVTLSVYYETLCPYCSDFIVNHLVKLFHSRLFSIVNLRLVPWGNAVLQSNGSFLCQHGPEECLLNTIEACTISVYPNEEQHLSFILCLERLASANELNEWINCFNTTGLATVPIDCYKSGYGNVLENQYAAETAQLDPPHKFVPWVLVDGQPLQEDFKNFVTYVCNAYKGEQVPEACHPLPLMNNSLKKASLLSADTPYSITWLLIYGIHFSFSFSLL, via the exons ATGGCGTCCGCTGGTTTCTTCACCTGTATGCTGTTGGCGTTGTTTATTGGGATATGGCCATGTCATGCTCAAAACGTCACTCTTTCAGTTTACTACGAAACTCTCTGCCCTTATTGCTCTGACTTCATAGTCAACCATCTGGTCAAGCTCTTTCACAGCCGACTCTTTTCCATCGTCAACCTCAGGCTGGTTCCATGGGGCAACGCTGTTTTGCAAAGTAACGGCTCCTTCCTTTGCCAG CATGGCCCAGAAGAATGCCTCTTAAATACTATTGAAGCCTGCACCATCTCAGTATATCCTAACGAG GAGCAGCATTTGAGTTTCATCCTCTGCCTTGAGCGTCTGGCCTCAGCCAACGAGCTGAATGAGTGGATTAATTGTTTTAATACGACTGGATTGGCCACAGTTCCCATTGATTGCTATAAAAGTGGCTATGGAAATGTG CTTGAGAACCAGTATGCTGCTGAAACTGCTCAGCTTGATCCACCACATAAGTTTGTGCCATGGGTGCTTGTTGACGGTCAACCTCTACAAGAG GACTTCAAGAATTTCGTCACCTACGTCTGCAATGCATACAAGGGAGAACAAGTGCCCGAGGCTTGCCACCCACTTCCACTAATGAACAATTCATTGAAAAAG GCGTCGTTGCTGAGTGCTGATACACCATACTCTATCACTTGGTTACTGATTTATGGGATTCACTTTAGCTTCTCCTTCTCCCTGCTTTAA
- the LOC107890936 gene encoding 40S ribosomal protein S4-like, whose protein sequence is MARGLKKHLKRLNAPRHWMLDKLGGAFAPKPSSGPHKSRECLPLILILRNRLKYALTYREVIAILMQRHVMVDGKVRTDKTYPAGFMDVVSIPKTNEDFRLLYDTKGRFRLHAITGDETKFKLCKVRTVQFGQKGIPYLNTYDGRTIRYPDPLIKANDTIKLDLESNKIVDFIKFDVGNVVMVTGGRNRGRVGVIKNREKHKGSFETIHVQDAAGHEFATRLGNVFTIGKGTKPWVSLPKGKGIKLSIIEEARKRLAAQNAA, encoded by the exons ATG GCTAGAGGATTGAAGAAACACTTGAAGAGGCTCAATGCCCCTAGGCATTGGATGCTTGACAAGCTTGGTGGTGCTTTT GCACCCAAGCCATCATCTGGACCCCACAAATCCAGGGAATGCTTGCCATTAATTCTCATTCTGCGAAACAGATTGAAGTATGCTCTCACGTACAGAGAAGTTATTGCTATTCTCATGCAGAGGCATGTCATGGTTGATGGGAAGGTTCGGACCGATAAGACTTATCCTGCTGGTTTCATGG ATGTTGTGTCCATTCCTAAAACAAATGAGGACTTCCGTCTCCTTTATGACACCAAAGGGCGTTTCCGTCTCCATGCCATCACGGGTGATGAAACCAAG TTTAAGCTTTGCAAGGTTAGGACTGTCCAGTTTGGCCAGAAAGGCATTCCATACCTCAATACATATGATGGGCGTACTATCCGCTACCCGGACCCTCTGATCAAGGCTAATGACACCATCAAGCTGGACCTTGAGAGCAACAAAATTGTTGATTTCATCAAGTTTGATGTCGGAAATGTTGTCATGGTGACTGGAGGAAGGAACAGAGGCCGTGTGGGAGTGATTAAGAACAGGGAGAAGCACAAGGGTAGCTTTGAGACAATCCACGTTCAGGATGCTGCTGGGCATGAGTTTGCAACTCGTCTTGGTAATGTGTTCACAATTGGAAAAGGAACGAAGCCATGGGTATCCCTTCCCAAGGGCAAGGGTATTAAGTTGTCCATCATTGAGGAAGCTAGGAAGAGGCTTGCAGCCCAAAATGCTGCTTGA